In Aquiflexum balticum DSM 16537, a single genomic region encodes these proteins:
- a CDS encoding class I SAM-dependent DNA methyltransferase has translation MTTITANIKGIRDIMRKDTGVDGDAQRISQMVWMLFMKIFADKEEEWEITIEGYRSPIPDRFKWQNWAANEEGLTGDALMDFINNELFPALKELDFSISPQAKIIRSVFEDTYNYMKNGTLFRQVINQINRIDFNSSKDRHLFNDLYETILKELQSAGSSGEYYTPRAVTQFMVDIIDPQLKETVLDPASGTGGFLTCTIDHKKKLVQNDQDERDLQATIRGIEKKPLPHLLCTTNLMLHGFDVPAVRRDNLLSKPYADWGASDKVDIILTNPPFGGVEEDGTETNFPQKFRTKETADLFLALIIRLLKDGGRSAVVLPDGTLFGEGVKTRIKEELMERCNLHTIVRLPNGVFNPYTGIKTNLLFFEKGTPTKDIWYFEHPYPDGVKSYNKGKPIHIKEFDLEKAWWNDRENEAYSQYAWKVSAEEIKNRGYNLDIKNPHQEVDNLESPEVLLKIYQATEKKISDIQDEIIKVLTEALR, from the coding sequence ATGACCACAATCACAGCCAATATCAAAGGCATCCGCGATATCATGCGAAAGGACACAGGAGTAGATGGGGATGCACAGCGCATCTCGCAAATGGTCTGGATGCTCTTTATGAAGATTTTTGCAGATAAGGAAGAAGAATGGGAAATCACCATCGAAGGCTATCGAAGCCCCATTCCGGACCGATTCAAATGGCAAAACTGGGCTGCCAATGAAGAAGGCCTGACCGGTGATGCCCTGATGGACTTTATCAATAATGAGCTTTTTCCGGCCTTGAAAGAACTGGATTTCAGCATCAGTCCTCAGGCTAAGATTATCCGCTCAGTCTTTGAGGATACCTACAACTACATGAAAAACGGAACACTCTTCCGTCAGGTTATCAATCAGATCAATCGGATCGATTTCAACAGTTCCAAAGACCGTCACCTGTTCAATGACCTTTACGAAACGATTTTAAAAGAATTACAATCCGCAGGTTCATCGGGCGAGTATTATACCCCTAGGGCTGTGACACAGTTTATGGTGGATATTATCGATCCCCAACTCAAGGAAACCGTTCTCGACCCGGCTTCCGGCACAGGAGGATTCCTTACCTGCACCATAGACCACAAGAAGAAACTGGTCCAAAACGACCAAGACGAGCGTGACTTACAGGCAACCATCCGTGGGATAGAAAAGAAGCCCCTGCCCCACTTGCTTTGCACGACCAACCTGATGCTGCACGGCTTCGATGTGCCTGCGGTTCGGAGAGACAATCTCCTCAGCAAGCCTTATGCAGATTGGGGAGCGAGTGACAAGGTGGATATTATTCTGACCAACCCTCCTTTTGGCGGTGTGGAAGAAGATGGAACGGAAACCAATTTCCCCCAGAAGTTCCGAACAAAGGAAACAGCCGATCTATTCCTGGCCCTGATTATCAGATTGCTGAAAGATGGCGGTCGAAGTGCGGTAGTCCTGCCTGATGGAACCCTCTTTGGTGAAGGTGTCAAAACCCGGATCAAAGAAGAACTGATGGAGCGCTGCAACCTGCATACCATCGTGCGCCTGCCCAATGGCGTATTCAATCCCTACACGGGGATCAAGACCAATTTGCTCTTCTTCGAAAAAGGAACGCCGACCAAAGACATCTGGTACTTTGAGCATCCCTATCCTGATGGAGTGAAGAGCTACAACAAGGGCAAACCGATTCATATCAAGGAATTTGATTTGGAAAAAGCTTGGTGGAATGATCGGGAGAATGAGGCCTACAGCCAATATGCATGGAAAGTTTCCGCTGAGGAAATCAAAAACCGGGGATACAACCTGGACATCAAAAACCCTCATCAGGAAGTGGATAACCTAGAAAGTCCGGAAGTATTGCTAAAGATATATCAAGCTACCGAAAAAAAGATTTCAGACATTCAAGATGAGATTATCAAAGTCTTAACAGAAGCCCTACGCTAA
- a CDS encoding (2Fe-2S)-binding protein, with amino-acid sequence MTKFNLNINGNSQSVDVDPSTPILWVLRDHLDLVGTKYGCGVAACGACTVIMNGNAIRSCVIPVSAAEGAKITTIEGLSENGDHPVQKAWLEHDVPQCGYCQAGQIMSAVALLDSNPNPSDADIDNAMNGNICRCGTYVRIKKAIKTAANS; translated from the coding sequence ATGACAAAATTCAATCTCAATATCAACGGCAATTCTCAATCAGTAGATGTGGATCCTTCTACTCCTATTCTTTGGGTATTGAGGGACCACTTGGACCTTGTAGGAACCAAATACGGTTGCGGCGTAGCAGCATGTGGGGCATGCACCGTCATTATGAACGGTAATGCCATCAGGTCCTGCGTAATTCCTGTTTCGGCTGCCGAAGGTGCGAAAATCACCACCATAGAAGGCTTATCCGAAAATGGAGACCATCCTGTCCAAAAAGCATGGCTGGAGCATGATGTGCCCCAATGTGGGTATTGTCAGGCCGGACAGATTATGAGTGCTGTGGCTTTGTTGGATAGTAATCCCAATCCAAGCGATGCTGATATTGACAATGCGATGAACGGTAATATCTGTCGCTGCGGCACCTATGTTCGGATCAAAAAGGCAATCAAAACTGCTGCTAATTCCTAA
- a CDS encoding DUF305 domain-containing protein, giving the protein MQNLKNKHSGKDLYTKFMLMLSASFVAMYITMYLNTFSMDHVYFSLTRFYMTCLGISAMALIMLFYMRAMYKNKKKNIAIILGSIGLFAISLFLVRAQKPIEDVLWMKAMIPHHSIAILTSARAEIKDPEVKKLAEEIIRAQEKEIEQMKEMILRLEDQ; this is encoded by the coding sequence ATGCAAAACTTAAAAAATAAACACTCGGGAAAGGACCTTTATACCAAATTCATGCTCATGCTCAGTGCATCTTTTGTAGCGATGTATATCACCATGTACTTAAATACCTTTAGCATGGACCATGTATATTTTAGCTTGACAAGATTTTATATGACATGTTTGGGCATCTCAGCAATGGCTTTGATTATGCTGTTTTATATGAGGGCTATGTACAAAAACAAAAAGAAAAATATTGCTATCATCCTGGGCAGCATTGGCCTTTTTGCCATCAGCCTATTCTTGGTCCGTGCCCAAAAACCTATTGAGGATGTGTTATGGATGAAGGCTATGATTCCGCATCACTCCATTGCCATTCTTACCAGCGCCAGGGCTGAAATAAAAGATCCGGAAGTAAAGAAGCTTGCGGAAGAAATAATCAGAGCCCAGGAAAAAGAAATCGAACAAATGAAGGAAATGATCCTCCGATTGGAAGATCAATAG
- a CDS encoding molybdopterin cofactor-binding domain-containing protein: protein MTIVKTKLNRRSFLKASALAGGGMMLSFSWLTGCKPTPKEVALGLPDEWFELNSYIKIGENGAVTLFSPNPEFGSNVKTSMPMILADELTLPWENVMVEQADFYPERYQRQFTGGSQGIRQGWKPLRTAGATARLMLVQAAAQTWSVSPDEITTAAGMIHHKSSGKKAGYGEMASLAATLPVPEEVELKDIEDFNIIGTSRKNVDGQKIVTGKPIFTLDYKKEGMLVAMVVHPPAFGMQLKSFNADPVKSMAGIKDVFSFKVHKDDYDQNFFDTTTHPELIAIVGNSTWEVLQAKRQLQAEWEKAPERSFVMSGFGGGKSTVKVPAGLENTDRHLAGMEAFSKKPGRILRRDGNPEEAFNKAAKVLERTYTAPFLAHNCMEPVNCFAHVSADHAEVYGPIQAPESIMGTLIHRLGLPKEKIQINLARMGGGFGQRAYGHHMVEAAVISQKVGAPIKMVYTREDDMTYGIYRPTYTATYRAALDEKNQLTAIHVKAGGIPETPIAPNRFPAGAVDNYLAEGWEIESNITIGAFRAPRSNFIASAEQSFLDELAEEMGKDPIDFRLELLDRALKNPVGERNDYEPERYAGVLKLVREKSDWDNPKPGVHRGVSAYFCHNSYVAEVLDLRLETGNKPVVENVIAAVDCGIVINPDAAANMGEGAIVDGIGNAFFGELPFKDGVPQKNNFSNYKMIRMSEAPKNIEVHFVKNDIDPTGLGEPLFPPIFAAVSNALYKATGRRYYNQPFMKELESEMVKM, encoded by the coding sequence ATGACAATTGTAAAGACAAAACTCAATAGAAGATCATTTTTAAAAGCCTCTGCCCTTGCAGGTGGTGGCATGATGCTCAGCTTTAGCTGGTTGACAGGCTGTAAACCTACCCCGAAGGAAGTAGCATTAGGCTTGCCGGATGAATGGTTTGAGCTGAACAGCTATATCAAAATCGGTGAAAACGGTGCTGTCACGCTTTTTTCTCCCAATCCCGAATTCGGTTCCAATGTCAAAACCTCTATGCCTATGATTTTGGCGGATGAGTTGACTTTACCATGGGAAAATGTAATGGTGGAGCAAGCTGATTTTTACCCTGAGCGCTATCAAAGACAATTTACAGGAGGCAGTCAGGGAATACGACAAGGTTGGAAGCCGCTTCGTACTGCAGGAGCAACTGCCCGATTGATGCTTGTTCAGGCAGCCGCCCAAACTTGGTCGGTTTCCCCTGATGAAATCACCACAGCAGCAGGCATGATCCATCACAAATCAAGCGGTAAAAAAGCCGGCTATGGAGAAATGGCTTCTTTGGCTGCTACGCTTCCTGTACCTGAGGAAGTGGAACTGAAAGACATCGAAGATTTCAATATCATTGGAACATCCCGAAAAAATGTAGACGGACAAAAAATAGTTACTGGAAAACCCATTTTTACCCTTGATTATAAGAAAGAAGGCATGTTGGTGGCCATGGTCGTCCATCCACCGGCTTTTGGTATGCAGCTCAAATCATTTAATGCAGATCCGGTCAAATCCATGGCTGGAATCAAAGATGTTTTCAGCTTTAAGGTTCACAAAGATGACTATGATCAGAATTTTTTTGATACCACCACCCACCCTGAATTGATTGCCATAGTAGGTAATTCCACTTGGGAGGTATTACAGGCCAAGCGGCAGTTGCAGGCTGAATGGGAAAAAGCTCCTGAAAGGTCTTTTGTCATGTCCGGTTTTGGAGGAGGCAAATCCACGGTGAAAGTTCCGGCAGGTTTAGAAAATACCGATAGGCATTTGGCCGGTATGGAGGCCTTTTCCAAAAAGCCCGGCAGAATTCTGAGAAGAGACGGTAATCCGGAAGAAGCTTTTAATAAAGCTGCCAAAGTCTTGGAAAGGACTTATACTGCTCCATTTTTGGCGCATAACTGTATGGAACCTGTCAACTGTTTTGCCCATGTCTCTGCAGACCATGCGGAAGTATATGGGCCAATTCAGGCCCCGGAATCCATTATGGGCACATTGATTCACCGGCTTGGATTACCCAAGGAAAAAATCCAGATCAATCTGGCCAGAATGGGCGGCGGTTTTGGCCAGCGTGCTTATGGTCATCATATGGTAGAGGCGGCTGTGATTTCACAAAAAGTAGGCGCTCCCATCAAGATGGTTTATACCAGAGAAGATGACATGACTTACGGCATTTATCGACCTACGTATACGGCCACTTACAGGGCAGCATTGGATGAAAAAAATCAGCTGACGGCTATCCATGTCAAGGCCGGTGGAATTCCCGAGACGCCCATAGCGCCAAATAGATTCCCCGCAGGGGCAGTGGACAATTATTTGGCGGAAGGTTGGGAGATTGAATCCAATATTACCATTGGGGCATTTAGGGCTCCGAGGTCCAATTTTATTGCCAGTGCGGAGCAATCCTTCTTGGATGAATTGGCAGAGGAAATGGGAAAAGATCCTATCGATTTTCGATTGGAACTGTTGGACAGGGCCTTGAAAAATCCGGTAGGCGAAAGAAACGACTACGAACCTGAGCGCTATGCAGGTGTATTGAAACTGGTCCGTGAGAAATCAGATTGGGACAATCCAAAGCCTGGTGTTCATCGGGGTGTATCCGCCTATTTCTGTCATAATTCCTATGTGGCTGAGGTTTTGGACTTGAGATTGGAAACTGGCAATAAACCTGTAGTCGAAAATGTGATAGCAGCGGTGGATTGCGGTATCGTGATCAATCCCGATGCGGCAGCCAATATGGGTGAGGGTGCGATTGTGGATGGTATCGGAAATGCTTTTTTTGGGGAGTTACCCTTCAAGGATGGGGTTCCACAGAAGAATAATTTCAGCAATTACAAAATGATCCGCATGTCCGAGGCGCCCAAAAATATTGAAGTTCATTTTGTCAAAAACGACATAGATCCAACGGGTTTGGGCGAACCCCTCTTCCCTCCTATTTTCGCAGCAGTTTCCAACGCACTTTATAAAGCAACAGGAAGAAGGTATTATAACCAACCTTTTATGAAGGAATTGGAGAGTGAAATGGTGAAGATGTAA
- the hsdR gene encoding EcoAI/FtnUII family type I restriction enzme subunit R: MHKKSLTERDICTKFISPALKNAGWDIQKQIREEVFFTDGRIIVQGALHTRGKRKRADYILYYKKDIPLAIIEAKDNKQGVGSGMQQALEYSEILQLPFVFTSNGDSFVFHDKTNPEIIEKEISLEEFPSPNDLWSKYLRFKGIESPQEREIVEQDYYVDDSGMNLRYYQANAVNRTIEAIAKGKNRILLVMATGTGKTYTAFNLIWRLWKTGIKKRILFLADRNALLTQTKNGDFSPFGNDIMHIIKNRKIDKSYQIYFALYQGLTSNEEEKNAYKEFSRDFFDLIVVDECHRGSASEASAWREILDYFEGATQIGMTATPKETKDISNMDYYGEPVYTYSLKQGIMDGFLAPYKVVRFTTNLDEGWRPSAGMLDKFGHEIKDRIYNLKDYDRKMVIDQRTQLIAEKITEFLKATDRFAKTIVFCIDIEHAQRMRQALINANADLVSKHPYYVVKITGDDEVGKRELDNFTDVEERFPVIATTSKMLTTGIDTKMVKLIVLEANIGSMTEFKQIVGRGTRIREAEGKLYFTIMDFRKATNLFADPDFDGEPVQIYEPGADDSPVPPTYPEIGDDDGNQVREPEPTWEKPSAPDIKIHEPDPETEPKKYYVNDIEVKVINQRIQYFAADGRLITESLKDYTRKNMGKNFGSLDAFIMRWTEADKKEVLFAELAEQGVLLEALREEVGKEMDDFDLICHIAFDKPALTRKERAEQVRKRNYFAKYSEKAQAVLNALLDKYEQEGIATIEQGSILKVQPLNQLGSPVELVRAFGKGKDFDAAIKELEKEIYQIA, translated from the coding sequence ATGCACAAAAAAAGCCTGACTGAACGAGACATTTGCACCAAATTCATCTCCCCTGCACTGAAAAATGCCGGTTGGGATATTCAAAAGCAAATCCGTGAAGAAGTATTCTTTACTGACGGCAGGATTATTGTTCAAGGCGCTCTTCATACCCGTGGAAAAAGAAAACGTGCTGATTACATCTTATACTATAAAAAGGATATTCCTCTGGCTATCATCGAGGCAAAGGATAACAAGCAAGGGGTAGGTTCAGGCATGCAGCAGGCTTTGGAATATTCCGAAATACTCCAACTGCCATTTGTTTTCACTTCTAACGGTGACTCTTTTGTATTTCATGACAAAACCAATCCTGAAATAATAGAAAAAGAAATTTCTTTGGAAGAATTCCCTTCACCCAATGACCTTTGGTCAAAGTATTTAAGGTTTAAAGGAATAGAATCTCCCCAAGAACGGGAAATAGTTGAGCAGGATTACTATGTGGATGATTCCGGTATGAACCTGAGATACTATCAGGCAAATGCAGTCAACAGAACCATTGAAGCCATTGCGAAAGGAAAAAATAGAATCCTTCTGGTCATGGCTACGGGTACGGGGAAAACCTACACCGCTTTTAACTTGATCTGGAGGCTATGGAAAACAGGTATCAAAAAAAGAATCCTTTTTCTGGCCGATAGAAATGCCCTGCTCACGCAGACCAAAAATGGCGACTTCTCCCCTTTCGGAAATGATATCATGCATATTATCAAAAACCGAAAGATTGATAAATCATATCAAATTTACTTTGCGCTGTATCAAGGATTGACCAGCAATGAAGAAGAGAAGAATGCTTACAAGGAATTTAGCAGAGACTTTTTTGATCTGATTGTAGTGGACGAATGTCATAGAGGTTCAGCTTCTGAAGCTTCCGCATGGAGGGAAATATTGGATTATTTCGAAGGTGCAACGCAAATTGGAATGACCGCGACTCCCAAAGAGACCAAAGATATTTCCAATATGGATTATTACGGGGAGCCTGTTTATACCTATTCCCTTAAACAAGGGATTATGGATGGGTTTCTGGCTCCTTACAAAGTTGTCCGTTTCACTACAAACCTGGATGAAGGATGGCGGCCCTCAGCAGGAATGCTGGACAAATTTGGCCATGAAATCAAAGATCGGATCTATAACCTGAAAGACTATGACAGGAAAATGGTCATAGATCAAAGGACTCAGCTGATTGCAGAAAAAATCACCGAGTTTTTAAAAGCAACCGATAGGTTTGCCAAAACAATTGTCTTCTGTATTGATATAGAACATGCCCAACGGATGCGACAGGCATTGATCAACGCAAATGCTGATTTGGTGTCTAAGCATCCTTACTATGTTGTCAAAATCACCGGAGACGATGAAGTGGGCAAACGAGAATTGGACAACTTTACAGATGTGGAAGAGCGCTTTCCTGTGATAGCGACTACATCCAAAATGCTGACTACAGGCATCGATACCAAAATGGTGAAGCTGATTGTGCTGGAAGCTAATATCGGTTCGATGACAGAATTCAAGCAGATTGTCGGAAGGGGTACCAGAATCAGAGAAGCGGAGGGAAAGCTCTACTTTACCATTATGGATTTCAGAAAAGCCACCAATCTATTTGCTGATCCCGATTTTGACGGGGAACCTGTTCAGATTTACGAACCTGGAGCGGATGATTCCCCGGTACCTCCAACATATCCGGAAATAGGAGATGATGATGGAAACCAGGTCAGGGAACCTGAACCAACGTGGGAAAAGCCTTCTGCTCCTGATATCAAAATACATGAGCCTGACCCGGAAACCGAACCCAAAAAGTACTATGTGAATGATATAGAAGTGAAAGTCATCAATCAGCGCATCCAATACTTTGCAGCGGATGGTAGATTGATTACGGAATCTTTGAAGGATTATACCCGAAAAAACATGGGTAAGAATTTCGGTTCATTGGATGCATTTATTATGCGCTGGACCGAAGCTGATAAAAAAGAAGTTCTGTTTGCTGAATTGGCCGAACAAGGGGTTTTATTGGAGGCGCTTCGGGAGGAAGTCGGTAAAGAAATGGATGATTTTGACCTGATCTGCCATATTGCCTTTGACAAGCCGGCATTGACCAGAAAAGAACGGGCAGAACAAGTGCGCAAAAGAAACTACTTCGCCAAGTACAGTGAAAAAGCCCAAGCGGTGCTCAATGCGCTCTTGGACAAGTATGAACAAGAAGGAATCGCTACCATTGAACAGGGTTCTATCCTCAAAGTTCAACCTCTCAATCAATTGGGATCTCCTGTGGAATTGGTAAGGGCTTTTGGTAAAGGGAAGGATTTTGATGCGGCGATAAAAGAATTGGAAAAGGAAATTTATCAGATAGCTTAA
- the tnpA gene encoding IS200/IS605 family transposase, protein MSSTYSQIYIQVVMAVKGRNSLISQSWEEELYKYMTGIITNKGQKLISINGMPDHIHILIGMKPACCLSDLIREVKKASNKFVKEKKFTKYKFDWQDGYGAFSYSHSALDNVIAYIQNQKEHHKKKTFKQEYIGFLKKFQVVYEEKYLFEWIEE, encoded by the coding sequence ATGAGCAGTACCTATTCACAGATTTACATTCAAGTGGTAATGGCAGTTAAAGGCCGTAACAGCCTAATATCTCAATCTTGGGAAGAAGAATTATATAAGTATATGACAGGCATTATCACCAATAAAGGTCAAAAACTAATTTCAATTAACGGAATGCCGGACCATATCCATATATTGATTGGAATGAAGCCTGCCTGTTGCTTATCCGACCTAATTCGAGAAGTAAAGAAGGCATCCAATAAATTTGTTAAGGAAAAGAAATTTACTAAGTATAAGTTTGATTGGCAAGACGGTTACGGGGCCTTTTCATATTCACATTCGGCCTTGGATAATGTGATTGCATACATCCAAAACCAAAAAGAACATCATAAAAAGAAGACCTTTAAACAAGAATACATTGGGTTTTTGAAAAAATTTCAAGTTGTATATGAAGAAAAGTATTTGTTTGAATGGATTGAAGAATAG